Below is a window of Zygosaccharomyces rouxii strain CBS732 chromosome C complete sequence DNA.
AGCATTTGTGGAATACGATTCTATTTCTCATGCGACGGCTCAATTAAATTCAATGGGGGAACTATACGAGTTTAAAGGTCATAGaatttcaattggatttgccaaataataatattatttaTATTATAGCGTATTTACAAGCTTCAtcaaaataaataaatCAATTCATTTCCCAAACACAACTGTTCTCAGAGCTGATAAGAACGTTTCCTTTTGTTTACCttgaatttcatccatGATTCGCTGATAATAAATGGGATTTCCTGCTGGTTTATATAGcttttcaccaacatcataataatttttaaatttgttATTGGAGATATTGGAAAGTGCTCTCATCTGTTCTTGAATACTTTGTTCAGTAAGTTCATCCTGTGGTAATGCCGATTgcacttttttcaaaagatcttttTGAAGTCCTAATGGTCCTGAGGTTCTCGTAATTATATCTTTAATATCCTCCAATGatgcttttttttcattcttaTCAGTTGATTGTAATCCTGCTACTCTCCTAAACCTTTCAGCTTGTGAATCCTTGAACGATACCAAATGTTTTATTCTCTCATCAGGCAATTTTTCTATGATTTTGAGTATTTGCTTTGCAGAATCTCTAACGGCTGCTGATGATGACATTGTTTATTTATCCTATCCTCCTTTTACCAGTTCTTTAGAGTTagttttattattatttcgtgaaatttttcaattaacGTTCCTCTCTCTGTCGTATGAATCTTGAGCAAAGAAGACGAAAAATTATATTTTATATAAGATTAAAAACTGTACATTTCCTTGCTCAATTATTCAGCGATTTATGCACTTTCAGATTGAGAAGTAAATGGAGTCAAACTCTTAGTACCCTCTTCCCAAGTAACACCACCGTAAGTGATACTACGGATAGCCTCGATGACATCCTTGGTAGAACCTCTCACCTGCTTAGTAGAGTCTCTCTCTCTCAAAGTGACAGAACCATCTTTACAGGAATCGAAATCGATGGTAACACCGAATGGAGTACCTAATTCATCGTTACGAGCATATCTTTTACCAATGGAAACACCGGAATCATCAACTCTGAATGGAATCTTTTCGGTTCTCAATTGCTTGGAGACTTGTGCTGTAACTGGTGCCAAATCCTTGTGGTTGGATAGTGGGACCAACAAAACCTTTGTAGGAGCCACCAATGGTGCGAAGGACAAGACGGATCTAGCGGTATCCTCAGGTCTACTCCAGAAAGAGTGTTCGAAAACGGAATAAATGATACGACCAATACCGAAGGATGGTTCAATAACATTAGGAACGAATTCTCTAACGTGCTCTATTTTAGTTCTCTTCTCAATTTGAACAAACTTGTCGTCAAGGtccaatttaccatcaataCCTTCCACTTGGAAAACAATCTTACCAGtgttcttcaattcttcagccTTAGAagccaattcttcttgagaCAAGTTCAACAAATAGGCTTCTACCAAAGGAGTATCCTTTCTGAATTTTGGTCCAAACAGTTTCTTTGTCAAATCAATTTCCCATCTAGTGACTTCCACTggtttttccaatttttgtCTAACGACTAGTTTTTGTTTGGTCTTTTCAGAATGCACGGTTAAATCGTAAGCAGATCTATCAGCACAACCAACACATTCGATCCAACCAAATGAAGTCAATAATTCACCATCCCAACAGTCGGCAGCATAGTGTGCC
It encodes the following:
- the CBP6 gene encoding Cbp6p (highly similar to gnl|GLV|KLLA0B08954g Kluyveromyces lactis KLLA0B08954g and similar to YBR120C uniprot|P07253 Saccharomyces cerevisiae YBR120C CBP6 Translational activator of COB mRNA); amino-acid sequence: MSSSAAVRDSAKQILKIIEKLPDERIKHLVSFKDSQAERFRRVAGLQSTDKNEKKASLEDIKDIITRTSGPLGLQKDLLKKVQSALPQDELTEQSIQEQMRALSNISNNKFKNYYDVGEKLYKPAGNPIYYQRIMDEIQGKQKETFLSALRTVVFGK